One region of Oryza glaberrima chromosome 7, OglaRS2, whole genome shotgun sequence genomic DNA includes:
- the LOC127780447 gene encoding uncharacterized protein LOC127780447 isoform X2, which produces MDEPDAPAAPAPVEGEPRGKKSKSNKGNKHKQQDSLSAVSDASAVVTHTDLPDESGNGCTSEEGATTSTAPALEAEKVDKREAPAASASVEGTQKGKKSKDKKRKKHKQHGSPSAVSDASAVVTDTDLANESGNGCTHGEGVLRDADVASSRSGNDLTPDVDRTLGKSKASKRQCDATTSTAAAPEAEEMDEREAPAASASVEGTRKGTRKGTKSKDKKRKKHKQQESPSAVSDASAVVTDTDLSNEPGTGCTSGEGALRADDVVASSGHDPTPEMDRTPGKSKTLKQRRGGATSTLAVPEGDKEVDEQEAPGASASVEGAAPKGKKSKSKKQKKQSPSAVSDASAVVMDTDLANESGGGCRSGEGALQDADVVAIPRDGQEPKCPEVNSAEDLVAGKKGNKDNNSQLCSSLHESSIERKRRKNRDRRRRKKENANRRSNVQNPSLLPGAGEVVSVATADINNTPGSKCKNPSQLVADEVGLVMTADGNISLGSECKKSNKKMKRNQTNVPEAPSVQRMDLGETASVGVMDGECEVQAVLSDCQSARSDRSNVAQAHKENFRHIYSPRGSLIRFRRKKLLILDINGLLADINQDHHNAHLSHAKVRGKLVFTRPYCDDFLRFCFENFELGIWSSRLKANVDSVVNIIMKKDMKQSLLFCWDMSKCTGTGFKTLENKNKPLVLKELKKLWNKEDPDLPWEQEEFSPSNTLLVDDSPYKALGNPPHTAIFPHPYSYLNKKDDSLGPGGDLRVYLENLATADDVQRYVQEHPFGQPSITKSDRHWNFYVKILDKLEKPFA; this is translated from the exons GAGGCAGAGAAGGTGGACAAGCGGGAGGCTCCTGCTGCATCTGCTTCAG TGGAGGGGACGCAAAAGGGGAAGAAATCAAAGGACAAGAAACGAAAGAAGCATAAGCAGCACGGTTCCCCATCTGCTGTATCCGATGCCAGTGCTGTCGTGACGGATACAGATTTGGCCAATGAATCTGGAAACGGTTGCACGCATGGGGAAGGTGTATTACGAGATGCTGATGTTGCGAGTTCCAGAAGTGGCAATGATCTAACACCGGATGTGGATCGAACGCTGGGGAAGAGCAAGGCGTCGAAACGGCAATGCGATGCCACCACGTCCACAGCAGCAGCGCCGGAGGCAGAGGAGATGGACGAGCGGGAGgctcctgctgcttctgcttcag TGGAGGGGACACGAAAGGGGACACGAAAGGGGACGAAATCAAAGGACAAGAAACGGAAGAAGCATAAGCAGCAGGAATCTCCTTCTGCTGTATCCGATGCCAGTGCTGTTGTGACGGATACAGATTTGTCTAATGAACCTGGAACTGGTTGCACGAGTGGGGAAGGCGCATTACGAGCTGATGATGTTGTTGCGAGTAGTGGGCATGATCCAACACCAGAAATGGATCGAACGCCGGGAAAGAGCAAGACATTGAAACAGCGGCGTGGCGGTGCCACCTCCACGCTTGCGGTTCCGGAGGGGGATAAGGAGGTGGATGAGCAGGAGGCTCCTGGCGCCTCTGCTTCAG TGGAGGGGGCGGCACCAAAAGGGAAGAAATCAAagtcaaaaaaacaaaagaagcaaTCCCCTTCTGCTGTATCTGATGCCAGTGCTGTTGTGATGGACACAGATTTGGCCAATGAATCTGGAGGTGGTTGCAGGAGTGGGGAAGGTGCATTACAAGATGCTGATGTTGTTGCGATTCCCAGAGATGGGCAAGAACCAAAATGTCCTGAGGTAAACAGTGCTGAAGATTTGGTGGCAGGAAAGAAAGGGAATAAGGATAATAACTCCCAGCTCTGCAGCTCGTTGCATGAGAGTTctatagaaagaaaaaggagaaagaatAGAGATAGGCGgaggagaaagaaggaaaatgCCAATAGAAGGAGCAATGTGCAGAATCCTTCTTTGCTACCTGGTGCTGGTGAGGTTGTCTCGGTGGCAACAGCTGACATAAATAATACTCCTGGCTCTAAATGCAAGAATCCTTCGCAACTTGTTGCTGACGAGGTTGGATTGGTGATGACAGCTGATGGAAATATTTCTCTAGGCTCTGAATGcaagaaatcaaacaaaaaGATGAAGAGAAATCAAACAAATGTTCCTGAGGCACCCTCGGTGCAAAGGATGGATTTGGGTGAGACTGCTTCGGTTGGAGTGATGGATGGTGAATGTGAAGTTCAAGCTGTCTTATCCGATTGCCAAAGTGCAAGGAGCGATAGATCAAATGTAGCTCAGGCACACAAAGAGAATTTTCGGCACATCTACTCACCAAGAGGATCATTGATAAGATTTCGAAGGAAAAAACTTCTTATTCTAGATATTAATGGTTTGCTTGCGGATATCAATCAGGACCACCACAATGCTCACCTGTCACATGCAAAGGTTCGGGGAAAATTAG TCTTCACAAGACCCTACTGCGATGATTTTCTGAGATTTTGCTTCGAGAACTTTGAGCTAGGGATATGGTCATCGAGATTGAA AGCAAATGTGGATTCGGTTGTAAATATCATTATGAAGAAGGATATGAAACAGTCCCTATTATTCTGTTGG GACATGTCGAAATGCACTGGTACTGGGTTTAAAACTcttgaaaacaaaaacaaaccatTAGTACTGAAGGAGCTAAAGAAACTGTGGAATAAAGAGGATCCTGATCTTCCATGGGAGCAAGAAGAGTTTTCACCTTCAAATACATTACTTGTGGATGATTCCCCTTACAAGGCTCTGGGCAATCCG CCACACACTGCCATTTTTCCTCACCCCTACAGCTATCTTAACAAGAAAGATGATTCATTGG GACCAGGTGGAGATCTTCGGGTGTATCTGGAGAACCTTGCTACTGCAGATGATGTTCAGCGCTATGTACAGGAGCACCCATTCGGTCAACCTTCCATTACAAAGAGTGATCGACATTGGAATTTCTATGTGAAAATACTTGATAAACTGGAGAAGCCCTTTGCCTGA
- the LOC127780447 gene encoding uncharacterized protein LOC127780447 isoform X1 has product MDEPDAPAAPAPVEGEPRGKKSKSNKGNKHKQQDSLSAVSDASAVVTHTDLPDESGNGCTSEEGATTSTAPALEAEKVDKREAPAASASVEGTQKGKKSKDKKRKKHKQHGSPSAVSDASAVVTDTDLANESGNGCTHGEGVLRDADVASSRSGNDLTPDVDRTLGKSKASKRQCDATTSTAAAPEAEEMDEREAPAASASASAVEGTRKGTRKGTKSKDKKRKKHKQQESPSAVSDASAVVTDTDLSNEPGTGCTSGEGALRADDVVASSGHDPTPEMDRTPGKSKTLKQRRGGATSTLAVPEGDKEVDEQEAPGASASVEGAAPKGKKSKSKKQKKQSPSAVSDASAVVMDTDLANESGGGCRSGEGALQDADVVAIPRDGQEPKCPEVNSAEDLVAGKKGNKDNNSQLCSSLHESSIERKRRKNRDRRRRKKENANRRSNVQNPSLLPGAGEVVSVATADINNTPGSKCKNPSQLVADEVGLVMTADGNISLGSECKKSNKKMKRNQTNVPEAPSVQRMDLGETASVGVMDGECEVQAVLSDCQSARSDRSNVAQAHKENFRHIYSPRGSLIRFRRKKLLILDINGLLADINQDHHNAHLSHAKVRGKLVFTRPYCDDFLRFCFENFELGIWSSRLKANVDSVVNIIMKKDMKQSLLFCWDMSKCTGTGFKTLENKNKPLVLKELKKLWNKEDPDLPWEQEEFSPSNTLLVDDSPYKALGNPPHTAIFPHPYSYLNKKDDSLGPGGDLRVYLENLATADDVQRYVQEHPFGQPSITKSDRHWNFYVKILDKLEKPFA; this is encoded by the exons GAGGCAGAGAAGGTGGACAAGCGGGAGGCTCCTGCTGCATCTGCTTCAG TGGAGGGGACGCAAAAGGGGAAGAAATCAAAGGACAAGAAACGAAAGAAGCATAAGCAGCACGGTTCCCCATCTGCTGTATCCGATGCCAGTGCTGTCGTGACGGATACAGATTTGGCCAATGAATCTGGAAACGGTTGCACGCATGGGGAAGGTGTATTACGAGATGCTGATGTTGCGAGTTCCAGAAGTGGCAATGATCTAACACCGGATGTGGATCGAACGCTGGGGAAGAGCAAGGCGTCGAAACGGCAATGCGATGCCACCACGTCCACAGCAGCAGCGCCGGAGGCAGAGGAGATGGACGAGCGGGAGgctcctgctgcttctgcttcag CTTCTGCAGTGGAGGGGACACGAAAGGGGACACGAAAGGGGACGAAATCAAAGGACAAGAAACGGAAGAAGCATAAGCAGCAGGAATCTCCTTCTGCTGTATCCGATGCCAGTGCTGTTGTGACGGATACAGATTTGTCTAATGAACCTGGAACTGGTTGCACGAGTGGGGAAGGCGCATTACGAGCTGATGATGTTGTTGCGAGTAGTGGGCATGATCCAACACCAGAAATGGATCGAACGCCGGGAAAGAGCAAGACATTGAAACAGCGGCGTGGCGGTGCCACCTCCACGCTTGCGGTTCCGGAGGGGGATAAGGAGGTGGATGAGCAGGAGGCTCCTGGCGCCTCTGCTTCAG TGGAGGGGGCGGCACCAAAAGGGAAGAAATCAAagtcaaaaaaacaaaagaagcaaTCCCCTTCTGCTGTATCTGATGCCAGTGCTGTTGTGATGGACACAGATTTGGCCAATGAATCTGGAGGTGGTTGCAGGAGTGGGGAAGGTGCATTACAAGATGCTGATGTTGTTGCGATTCCCAGAGATGGGCAAGAACCAAAATGTCCTGAGGTAAACAGTGCTGAAGATTTGGTGGCAGGAAAGAAAGGGAATAAGGATAATAACTCCCAGCTCTGCAGCTCGTTGCATGAGAGTTctatagaaagaaaaaggagaaagaatAGAGATAGGCGgaggagaaagaaggaaaatgCCAATAGAAGGAGCAATGTGCAGAATCCTTCTTTGCTACCTGGTGCTGGTGAGGTTGTCTCGGTGGCAACAGCTGACATAAATAATACTCCTGGCTCTAAATGCAAGAATCCTTCGCAACTTGTTGCTGACGAGGTTGGATTGGTGATGACAGCTGATGGAAATATTTCTCTAGGCTCTGAATGcaagaaatcaaacaaaaaGATGAAGAGAAATCAAACAAATGTTCCTGAGGCACCCTCGGTGCAAAGGATGGATTTGGGTGAGACTGCTTCGGTTGGAGTGATGGATGGTGAATGTGAAGTTCAAGCTGTCTTATCCGATTGCCAAAGTGCAAGGAGCGATAGATCAAATGTAGCTCAGGCACACAAAGAGAATTTTCGGCACATCTACTCACCAAGAGGATCATTGATAAGATTTCGAAGGAAAAAACTTCTTATTCTAGATATTAATGGTTTGCTTGCGGATATCAATCAGGACCACCACAATGCTCACCTGTCACATGCAAAGGTTCGGGGAAAATTAG TCTTCACAAGACCCTACTGCGATGATTTTCTGAGATTTTGCTTCGAGAACTTTGAGCTAGGGATATGGTCATCGAGATTGAA AGCAAATGTGGATTCGGTTGTAAATATCATTATGAAGAAGGATATGAAACAGTCCCTATTATTCTGTTGG GACATGTCGAAATGCACTGGTACTGGGTTTAAAACTcttgaaaacaaaaacaaaccatTAGTACTGAAGGAGCTAAAGAAACTGTGGAATAAAGAGGATCCTGATCTTCCATGGGAGCAAGAAGAGTTTTCACCTTCAAATACATTACTTGTGGATGATTCCCCTTACAAGGCTCTGGGCAATCCG CCACACACTGCCATTTTTCCTCACCCCTACAGCTATCTTAACAAGAAAGATGATTCATTGG GACCAGGTGGAGATCTTCGGGTGTATCTGGAGAACCTTGCTACTGCAGATGATGTTCAGCGCTATGTACAGGAGCACCCATTCGGTCAACCTTCCATTACAAAGAGTGATCGACATTGGAATTTCTATGTGAAAATACTTGATAAACTGGAGAAGCCCTTTGCCTGA
- the LOC127779445 gene encoding protein LONGIFOLIA 1-like has product MPAKYLQMLGEERRPELHRQQAGCVTGIMQAFDRRYPLAAHHSHNRLLPPAHALSSSPSVGEERTRYSSQIVLDKNMSKSWIDNQRAPLTVELSQGSYSSSSCSSSSSLDGNRSGQQDLSSTDRMLFPEKPFKSSPKLKSSSDSDCGVDYYLDDALAKLSAQPSYPTLGIRNLVKDSIYRDTRDFSIRTFTKEAEKDHLFNCGDPPRILNEPPNSAIQEKNKGTMDIDESLRVLAKLRNPSESVQQPRLSYDAPRFSCEGRESASKLREVPRLSLDIKESPLRNREIDVRPKPSMTDEDRRSSISKDYSPPLETQQEHNACKRLPSVVAKLMGLEGLPEHKDNTAISSQVSKSVTERSEEPTMLRPLSLSSQNEATPRQQRNLDATIKNVPNSKFPVETAPWKQQEKIVLPRKLPKGSKGAHGKEQHAASVYSEIEKRLKDLDFQQSNKDLRALKQILDSMQAKGLLQNKKREEPSMPKIYDGDHDNGDVTDVNLRLNSTSNTKQAPEGTPSFTTEEESTTERSFKSPIVIMKPAKSADLLSDVTEDSAVGPLGGLSELPQLRTANSADKRKSSKKVTREAVEQHTKSSSRAPAPQPLASFDKRANGRNEEISRKQKSTSQLMTESSARRQQMQRENNGSLLKHKNSTSPRVQQKKPDSERRARPPIPSPDSSKNQRQSVERSHLDSVSPRSKFRRKPAQAQGEDFHQNGVSRRTRSLNQEGNDMSARSDGSISVASELDVEVTSTDRSAEVNILRSQHGTQTPSGRNPQKVKTSYDANKDLPSMDPAATITERPSPVSVLDSSFDQEEFFHTSKTTNSSNVDDEHHPSPSEESCKPSEKKSTELPTQPKNSKLANIASLLEKLQQLSVNKDEEAPPVDHIAFLCETPSPDHRYVSEILLASGLLMKDLGSGLSQMQLHTSGYPINPDLFFVLEQRKSGWTSKPEGIHQSRSTTKPDDPKRAHRKLMFEAVNELLLDKFEKETTLITGVAARDPVMSSGQQLVKMICSGIECLKTERSRMCQEDSSVIPDAEILNRLEGWSPSFIRRELPGMVLEIERSIFKELVDEVVRGESADGQPAKAGRRRRRLFA; this is encoded by the exons ATGCCGGCCAAGTACTTGCAGATGCtcggggaggagaggcggccggagctTCACCGGCAGCAGGCGGGGTGCGTCACCGGTATCATGCAGGCGTTCGACCGCCGGTATCCCCTCGCCGCCCACCATTCCCACAATCGCCTTCTTCCCCCAG CCCATGCACTGTCAAGCAGTCCAAGTGTTGGGGAAGAGCGAACAAGATATTCATCTCAGATTGTTCTT GACAAGAACATGAGTAAAAGCTGGATCGATAATCAAAGAGCACCATTAACAGTGGAGTTGTCGCAAGGATCTTATTCATCGTCGTCTTGTTCTTCGTCGTCCTCCCTTGATGGAAACAGATCAGGACAGCAAGACCTATCCTCCACTGATCGAATGCTATTTCCGGAGAAGCCATTCAAAAGCTCACCGAAGCTCAAGAGCTCTTCTGACAGTGACTGTGGAGTGGATTACTACCTTGATGATGCCCTTGCCAAGCTCTCAGCCCAACCTAGCTACCCAACTCTTGGTATAAGAAATCTCGTAAAGGATTCAATATATAGAGATACTCGTGATTTTTCAATCAGAACTTTCACCAAAGAGGCAGAAAAAGATCACCTATTCAATTGTGGAGATCCGCCTAGAATCTTGAATGAGCCTCCTAACAGTGCTATCcaagagaaaaacaaaggaacCATGGACATTGACGAATCCCTCCGAGTTTTAGCCAAGCTCAGGAATCCATCTGAATCAGTCCAGCAACCAAGGCTATCATATGATGCTCCTCGCTTCTCGTGTGAAGGAAGGGAATCAGCGTCAAAACTTAGGGAGGTGCCAAGATTGTCACTAGACATAAAGGAAAGCCCTCTTAGGAACCGCGAAATCGATGTAAGGCCAAAGCCAAGCATGACTGATGAAGACAGGAGAAGCAGCATCAGTAAAGATTACAGTCCACCCTTGGAGACCCAGCAAGAACACAATGCCTGTAAACGTCTCCCTAGCGTTGTTGCGAAACTCATGGGGTTGGAAGGCTTGCCAGAGCATAAGGACAATACTGCGATATCTTCACAGGTATCCAAATCAGTTACAGAGAGGAGTGAAGAACCCACCATGCTGAGGCCTTTGAGCCTTTCTTCCCAAAATGAGGCTACTCCTAGGCAGCAGAGGAATCTAGATGCAACAATCAAGAATGTTCCTAACTCTAAGTTCCCTGTGGAAACTGCACCTTGGAAACAGCAGGAGAAGATTGTGCTACCTAGAAAATTGCCGAAGGGATCAAAGGGAGCTCATGGAAAAGAGCAACATGCTGCATCAGTTTACAGTGAGATAGAGAAACGGCTCAAGGACCTTGATTTTCAGCAATCGAACAAGGATCTCAGGGCACTCAAGCAGATCCTGGACTCGATGCAAGCGAAAGGGTTGTTGCAGAACAAGAAACGTGAGGAACCATCGATGCCGAAGATATATGATGGAGACCATGATAACGGAGATGTGACTGATGTAAACCTGAGACTGAATAGCACCAGCAACACCAAACAGGCACCTGAAGGAACCCCATCATTTACAACGGAAGAAGAGAGCACTACAGAAAGAAGCTTCAAATCACCCATTGTAATCATGAAGCCTGCAAAATCTGCAGACCTGTTAAGTGATGTAACCGAGGATTCTGCTGTTGGTCCATTAGGCGGTTTATCAGAGCTACCGCAGCTGAGAACAGCCAATAGTGCTGATAAAAGGAAAAGCTCAAAGAAGGTCACTAGGGAAGCTGTGGAGCAACATACCAAATCTAGTTCAAGGGCACCTGCACCTCAACCCCTTGCTTCTTTTGACAAGAGAGCAAATGGAAGGAATGAAGAAATTAGCAGGAAACAGAAGTCTACTTCACAGCTGATGACTGAGAGCTCAGCTAGGAGACAGCAGATGCAAAGAGAAAATAATGGAAGCTTGCTAAAGCATAAAAATTCCACTAGCCCTAGAGTACAACAGAAAAAACCTGATTCAGAGCGGAGGGCCAGACCGCCAATTCCCTCTCCCGATTCAAGCAAGAATCAAAGGCAATCTGTGGAAAGGAGCCATTTGGATTCAGTATCACCCAGAAGTAAATTTAGAAGAAAACCTGCTCAAGCACAAGGTGAAGATTTCCATCAAAATGGTGTAAGTAGAAGGACAAGGAGCCTGAACCAGGAAGGCAATGATATGTCCGCAAGGTCAGATGGTAGCATAAGTGTTGCATCAGAGCTGGATGTAGAAGTGACAAGTACAGACAGATCTGCAGAAGTTAACATTTTGAGATCTCAGCATGGCACTCAAACACCATCAGGAAGGAATCCTCAAAAAGTG AAAACCTCTTATGATGCAAACAAGGACCTGCCATCTATGGATCCTGCAGCAACTATTACTGAGCGGCCTAGTCCAGTCTCTGTATTGGACTCTTCGTTTGATCAGGAGGAATTTTTCCATACCAGCAAGACCACAAATTCATCTAATGTTG ATGATGAGCATCACCCATCACCATCAGAAGAGTCCTGCAAGCCTTCTGAAAAGAAGTCCACAGAGCTCCCCACACAACCCAAGAACAGCAAGCTCGCAAACATAGCCAGCCTCCTTGAGAAGCTCCAGCAATTGAGCGTAAACAAGGATGAGGAGGCACCTCCTGTCGATCACATTGCCTTCTTGTGCGAGACGCCAAGCCCAGACCATCGCTACGTATCCGAGATTCTACTGGCGTCAGGGCTTCTGATGAAAGACCTTGGTTCAGGGCTGTCACAAATGCAGCTCCACACATCAGGCTACCCCATCAACCCTGACCTGTTCTTTGTTCTTGAGCAACGAAAATCTGGGTGGACATCCAAACCTGAGGGGATCCATCAGAGCAGGAGCACCACAAAGCCAGATGATCCCAAGAGAGCGCACCGGAAGCTAATGTTCGAGGCGGTGAACGAGCTTCTCCTTGACAAGTTTGAGAAGGAAACCACACTCATCACTGGAGTAGCAGCAAGGGATCCAGTGATGAGCAGCGGGCAGCAGCTGGTGAAGATGATATGCTCCGGCATCGAATGCCTGAAGACGGAGAGATCGCGCATGTGCCAAGAAGACAGCAGCGTGATCCCTGACGCAGAGATCCTCAACAGGTTGGAAGGGTGGTCGCCGAGCTTCATCAGGAGGGAGCTTCCAGGCATGGTGCTGGAGATCGAGAGGTCGATATTCAAGGAGCTCGTCGACGAGGTGGTGCGCGGCGAGTCCGCCGACGGTCAGCCGGCGAAGGCCGGAAGGCGCAGAAGGAGGCTCTTCGCTTGA